The sequence ACATCAAGCCAAAGATCTGCAACAACAGAATATAACAGTGCTCATTAGGCTGCGACAAACAGGTTTGGCCTGGATAAAATTTAACGATAAGCCATGCGATTGTTGTTAAATAGCAAAGTTAAGTTAAATAGCAGTGGATGTACTATTACCCAAATCTTAAAACTGTTTTAGAAATGATTTAAGTATACTCATTACTACTAAACTATTAgcaattctaaatattttttttaacacaaattccCCAAGCATACATGGAACCTGTAGATATATATCTAGTTAGTTACAGGTTTgataatgaataaacaaaaatcccttttcttttatatttaaaaaagaccagTCATTATTAAATGCATTAATTTCAAAACATCTGAACATACATTGAGTAGGCAAGAACTTCatcttaatgttcacatcaaccagaaagaagtaaaaaaaaaaaaaaaaagctcagtgaTCGTGGCATGGGTGTTGGGGCCAGTCAGGCTGTTTTGAATATTTCAGTaattgctgatctcctgggattttcacacaacagtctccagagtttacagagaatggtgtgaaaacaaaaaacaactgaGAGCGGAAATGCCTCGTTGATTATAAAGGACAGAAGAGAATGGTTAAAGCCAACAGGAAGGccacagtaactcaaataactgGCCGCAGTGAGTGTGGGATCGGTCTGTACAGTGGGCTCAGATTTACAGGAACTAAATATCTGAAGATTGGATCATCTGTCTAGCTTTGGTAAGTTTATACCAAGTGtagcctcagatttctgttcctggctgacaggagtggaactcTGTTGTTTTCCCTGCATgactggctgattggataattgaaTGAACGCACAAGTGTTCTTAATAGAACGGGATGCGAGTGTATATAGCATtaagatggaaaaaaatattttgttccaATCGTGATTGTGAAAATACCCCCAAAAAAACTCaagtacactatatggccaaaagtttttaGATGACATCCATATGCGCGTGTTGAACATCCTATTCCAGATTTAGTTCCTTCTATGGTGTTACAATATGCTCTGATCTTCTgagacaggctttccactagattttggtgTGTGGATGTAGGGTTGTGTCCATTTAACCACAAGGGTGTTAATGAGGATGGGTAAGACGTTTTTAGGCTGATGGTATCTGTGTCCTAGTGAACAAGTGTTcttcatgtattcatttatcgagacttcaaagcacttttgtacgtcgctctggataagtacatttaaatttaaatgtaaatgtaagaaggATGgggacacagtgagtgagtaatcCAGTGCATCCCACTCAGTGTCTTTATggagctcgctttgtgcacaggactattgtcatgctggagcagGTTCGAGCCTCTTTGTTCCTCTTagtgaaggggaaaaaagtaaaGCTACACAGTACAGAACCAGTCTGTATGTTAGTAGGTTTGTGGCAAACATTTGGGAAAGAACCAATATGGGTATGATAGTCAGGGTTCCACAAAatctttggccatatagtgtaagTGGATCAAAACATGAGGATTCATTTACAACCCGGATtccagaaatgtttttaaatttgaataaactGAAAATTTAAAGACTTAcatgagccaatattttattcacaatagaacacAGGATGTTTAAACAGAgaaattttacacttttatccacTAAACGAGCCAAAGACCTTTATTTGATGCCTGTGGTCTTCGGGCCCTCAGCCGATACTGTATCACTCATTGGCATGATTGTGTCAATGACATTACCACTCCACATGACATGGACAATGACATGACACCTCCACTGTCGGTAAACACAATCCGCCGTGCCGTCTGCAGATGCCAACTAAAGCTCTATCATGCAAAAAGGTATGTGAACATGGTCCAGAAGCACCGTCGTGTCCTGTGGGCCAAGGCTTATTTTAAATGGACTGGTTTAAAGTGGAAAAGTGTTCTAATGACAGACGAGTTcaaatttaacatttttgttgGAAATCACGGACGCCGTGTCCTCCATGCTAAAGAGGAGTGAGATATTCCTGCGTGTTATGAGTGTTCAGTTCAAAAGTCAGCATCTCTGATGGTATGGAATGATATAAGTGCATATGGTCTGAAAGTGCATATGGCTGCTGAATTTGCTGCTTGCAGTCCAGGTCTTTCAGCTATAGAGAACATTTGGCGCATCATAAAACGAAAAATACGCCAAAGACGACCACAAACTATTCAGCAGCTggaaagctacagtatatcagGCAAGAATGGGACCAAAACACAAGAAACTCTCAACCTTTAAACTGttttgaaaagaagagaagatgcTACACCATGTAAACATGCCCCCGTCCCAACTATTTTGAGACCTGTAGCAGGCATCAAATTTGAAATGAGATCATTTAGTGgataaaagtataaaatctctcagtttaaacatttacGTTATCTATTCGGTGTTCTACTGTGAATGAAAATATTGCCTCATGTGTTTTGAAAATCTTttagatttcattttattcaaattaaaaaaaaatgtcccaaCATTTCCAGAATTCGTGGCTGTGAGCCTCAAGCAGTGAAACAAAACCTTCATACTAAATTATCGTTCACAAGAAATGCGAGGAAAGGGCTAACTagtgttttaaaaacaaacacatttgcGGGAAAAGAACCCTTATGACTCAGTATTTCCTGACCTGCACATTTTAGTATTTTCACTGCTCAagcacaaacattttaaatgaaagaaagtcTTGTTAGCTAGCTGAGATCAGGGAGGTGTGttggaagcagaaaaaaagaaaacaaaatgtacagtGTAGCTGAACAGGATTAGTACACACTCCCAAGGGCCACTTTTCAATTCAAAATAGACTTGGCAACAACAGACTGAAATAATATATTAGTCATAGTTGCAAACTTAGTCTCTGATTTGTCcatgattataaatattttatgccACTCAGGAGAACATCTACTGCAGTACAGCCAAGCAAAAGACACAGGTGTCTTATTAGTGGTAAATCCTTCAAATCCGATgcacagtcagtgtgatgaGTCACATGCATTCCACCATGGTGTGTTGTAATCAGTAACTAGAAATAGATATTCAtgcattcatcttcagtaattgctttacacacacacacacacacacacacacacacacacacacacacacacacacacacacacacacacacacacacacacgtattagCATTGCCAATCTGGATATCTTTCCTGTGCCACAGTGCTGCCTGGAAGTAGATATTTATTATCATAATAATATCAGACTCATATGTGTATGgttttaaaggtttatttaaatgttcagTTTTACACTCCAATCTTAAATAGGATAACCAAATTTCCAGATATATCAGTATATCcagatattatatttatatcaaggcggctgtttatatttaacatgttTAAGTTTCAAGTTCCATCGGTTCAGTAACCTTGGTTCCAGTAATGCCAAGTAAACCTCCTGTTATGTCACACCATCTGTTTCCTAGAACCTATTTTTACAATTTAGAGCACTGAGTGATATTGAAGACATTACATTCTGAAATAGTTCTCAATTTAAGCATCTTCTGCAATGTTTACGTGGCAAACGATTTTCTTTCAACAACTTTAAATCTCAGATATTGTgtataaacagattaaattGGAATTTTTCATATCAGATATGGGCCAAATCCCAATGAGGTTCTAAATCTGGATCATGTCAGATATCTGATCAATTGACTCACATCTAAATTTCTTGTTAATTCTGAATTTATTGCCATTGTTACGCTACTTTTTTGGCTTGGCCAAAATTCATCATTTGGTAGCTATGATGTAGCTATGAATCATATGGGGCAGTCAGTGGAATCCAGATTAAATtaactgcattattattattattattattattattattattattattattattattattattattattttattattcagggagacacaaatatatatacaaaaaaaaaaaaaaagccgtcAGGTGTGTATAGAAATCTGGCTATCATGGCAGAGCAAGAGTACAGTTTGTCCTGGCTTCACTTTCAGCATAAGTTAAAAtacaatgatgataataaagataataattgCACTGCAAACAACTGAATCACATGTTCTTTCTATAATGATATAATGAGGGGTAATGATGTAAACAATGGAATCTGTTATAGGTCAGGTTTTGTGCAAATCTAAATGCAGTCTATGTTCTCTGTATTTTGTTTAGAATTTTTGTCCTGCATAAATACAGATGTATATTTTGAatgaaattacatttttctGGTTTTAAGTATAAGCATGGtcatataaatgcaaatatttaatatgtttaatacaCTGTAGACTGCTGAGAATATAGATTACATATGTCAAGATCTACTCAGACTTACCAGTAGGGGGAACCAGCAAATACAGGAAGTGATCATGATTCCCAGGAGCTGTGCCACCATCTCTATGTCATGCGAGTTTGCAGTCCTGCGGTGGCATTTCCTTCTGCGCAGGCGTGCTCGCACCAGGGTGATGCCGCTAATCGTGTTGCACACAAAGGACATGGCCAACGAGCCCAATCCAAGTGCAGAGAATAACAGTAGGAAGGCTAAATCTGTGTCCTTTGTTTTCCCTAATACCCTTATAAAACACCAGGTACCTGGGTGCTGATAGGTGTACTCTCCCAGCCTCACAGCAGGCAGCAAGGCCACAGAAAGTGCCGCCAGCCAGATTAGCACCAAGGCTATCTTGGTGCGAGTCCCTGAGACAAGACGAGAATGAAGAAGTGGCTGTGTGACACCCAGGCATCGCTCTGCTGCCATGGCGCTGCCCAGAAAAAGTGGACACAGGCCGAAGAAGACCATACTGCCACCTAGGAACTGGCAGGTGGCATCTGAATGGGTGGGAGAACTTGTCCATACACTGTTCGAGTAGAGGTGTAGTACTACAGCACCAGGGATGATATGACCAGCCAAGTCTGTGGCCACCAGTGAGCTGGCGAAGAGAAGAAAGGTAGCCTTGGAGTGTCTGCGCAGACGTGCATATGCCTTAGCCAAAATGAAAAGTGCTATGATATTTGACAGGACACCCAAGGTCATGGAAAGGCCAGGGACAGCAGGGCTATTGGCCGATCTATTTGTCCGGTTGCCAGTTTGACCCACGGCTGCCACATCCACCACATTCTGGGTCTGATTGGAGAAGGGTGTTATGGTGCTGGGCCCCGAGAAGTTGAAATGATGCAGGGATAACATCTCCACAATGAGAGACTACAGATGAAGCTCAAGGAAAAACACAGCTAGAGAGCAATAAGAAAGGCAGAAGATCAACACACTGTCCCACAACTATTGTTTGATATTAGTTGATTTATTAAGATTAGTTAATTCAGAATATATAACTTTAATACAAGGTGTATagtcatacatttttaatgaaaatactAGTTATGCTGTGCTTTAAAACGTATGTGTAGGGTTATATAAAACTAGCCAACCAAGATACTGTGTCGTaaacaactatatatatatattgtgtgcaCAGTGTATTACTAAGTAGGAAACAACTGCAAACCCGAAATCATTTGAATACTTTTCACATTTATGAATGATCATGTATGTCTACAAgtcaagttttttttccttaatgattcattttttcCTCAAGCATATTAAATGTACTAAATACATCTAGATGAATAAAATTgcttaaaatgattaataaagaaTTAAACGTAAAAGTTATTCTTGGAAGTGATATTTTCACACATCAATGATATCAAGGGCTACAATTTAAGTGAACACGTTCCAATGGGCTAAAGACCTTCTGACCAAAACATACTTGTCAGAATAGTGTATTGTAATTCACTGAAACATAGCCATTTAAGGCAACTTTAGGGATCTCGAGATTAATTTCCTAAAAGAAGGTTTCACAAACCCTTATTGGGGTTGAGTGGGTCTCGGGggaatattaatgtgtgttatatatttaGGGAAAATCCATATTTGTTCCTTAAACACTGCACTTTTTGCTTCAAATCAGTGGCCcttaaaacatacacaatttttttctaataactTTCTGTGCTGTAAGTAATAGCAGAGTTATTTGTATACGACATTCgatttttaatgtaattcaaagccactttaaaaaaaaataaaaaagaatatatattcaGCTTTGTTCCAAACTAACTCAGACTCTTTTGTGACTTCCTGTGCATGCATTTGGGCCATCAGTAAAAAATGCTGAACAAGTTTGAACACCTCAGTGTCTTGCAGAGGCGAATAACCCTGGACTCTCTGACATTACATGCACAATAACAGATCTGAATACTCGATGTGTCTTTGCAAACAGATGTCTGCATTGTTACAACTTTATTACTAGCAGGTAGAAGAGTGCACATAAGCAGTAAACCAACATGAACATCTCCTACCTTGAGTGCATGCAAGCAAGTCCAATACACTAATTAAATCAGAGTAATCATGTTCTTATTTGTCCTAGATATAGTTTTAGAATTAATAAATTGTCTGAAATGAGGGTGATTTGTTTAAAAGTGTAAATTTCGTTTGTCCATGATTTTGGGTCCTTTCTAATTTTGGTCTTCGTAGAAGAAAAATAGAGGTAACAAAACTGGATAAACAATGCATTGCTCAGACAGATGTGATGGATTAAGTGAAAAACCTACTAAAACCTACCATTTGAGTTTATCCCAACAAACATGAACTCCTTCCTTTttgcaaaaacaacaacaacaaaaaaagcaaaaaacaaaaaacaacaattcaATGTCCAATTTCCTTTATTCCATTATAGAAAGTCCAGCATCTGGAAAAAACGGCGTTCGGAAACAAACGAAACATTTTCCTCTGTAAATTGGTCCTCATTTTCTTCAACAACGCGAGTGTCTTCTCCGGAGGGCTCGTGCTCCCGCCGTGCGCGCGCTCCACAACAAGCTGCGGCTTCAGGAGATCCGGCGCTTTTATAGTGAGCGCGTCAGAATCACACACAGTGCCGTTTTATATAACAGTGCTGTGTTACACGGTGTACAGCGACCGAATAACGAGAAACATCGTGCTTTTGTAGATAAACTATAATAtctgttttgctttttctcCGCCTTGTTTATTAGAACTGAGCGAATTAATCAACGTGTACAAACCGGTAGTATATAGTATCTTATACATCGTCATAataaagatatagatagatagatagatagatagatagatagatagatagatagatagatagatagatagatagatagatagatagatagatagatagatagatagatagatgctcAATATATTTCTAGGGTTGAGGTTGTGTTGAGTTACGATTGGGGTTAGGACTAGATTTGAGATTATTTGGGATTAGGATTAGATTTGAGATTATTTGGGATGAGAATTAGATTTGAGATTATTTGCGGTTATGATTAGATTTGAGATTAATTGGGGTTAAGATTAGATTTGAGATTATTTGGGATGAGAATTAGATTTGAGATTATCTGGGGTTAGGATTTGATTTGAGATTaattggggttaggattagatTTAAGATTATATGGGGTTAGAATTAGATTTGAGGTTATTTGGGGTTAAGATTAGATTTGAGATTATTTGGGGTTAGGATTTGATTTGAGATTATTTGGGGTTAGGATTTGATTTGAGATTATTTGGGGATAGGATTCGATTTGGGATTaattggggttaggattaggattaggattagagctggggttagggtaagggttgAGGTAGGGGCCACTGAAACCAACACTTGGCATGGGCTTGCCTAGTATCACACCAGGAtaggatatatacagtatataacctcAGCTCTAAGAGGAAATGGTCTCTATACATTGATATGCAAAAAATTCCTCATATGAGGAAATTggaatcttgaatttttttatatgctCATTATATTCTCTATTTTTGTTATCCATTTTAATTATTCACTTGAATCAAACAGGATGTAAGTTGAATGGATTTATGCAGCTATCCAATCATGTGGCaaaagcacaatgcataaaatcatgcagatacagaccAAAAGCTTTATTAGATGTTCACATCAGACAAAAGAATGACTTAATGACTTGAATACTTCAGAaattgctgatctcctgggattttcacacacaacagtctctagaggtggtgcaaaataaaaacaaaaaacatcccgTTCTGTGGGCGGAAATGACCCCTGATGAGAGATATCAAAGGAAAATAGTGTATTTCTTTCAGGGTTAAAATAATAACCCTGGTGATATAAAAAATAACCCTGGTGAGCAGATATGTATCTCAGAAGACACCACCAGAAGAGAAGAAGACAACATCTGGTCCAATTCCTTTCAGTCAAGAACTGGAATCCGAGGCTTCAGTGGACACTTTTTATCAAAAATGAACAGGTGAAGATCAGAAGAAAAAtagagaccttttttttttttcaagcgtTTGTTTCTTGACAGGAATCTGCattatctttcattttattcaatgCACTGCTGTGTCATAATTGGCTGACTGGATGATTCCATAAATGATTAGAGGTGCTGGTATCCCTGTcaatgtatgtacacatttaaacatttgacaTACTGAAAATATAAATGGTTGGATAATGCTTGTAAAAGAAATCTGTTTTGAGAAAGCCTTGGCTGCAAAAGATTCAGAACCCCTGTTTGACTATGGTCGTGTACCTCCATAAATGCTCTGATATATAAACTTTTGGGAAACTATTCAGTATTGTGGTAGAAGTGAATTGGGTTGATTGCACTTAAATAACTCtttgtaaaaaacaacaaaatcagtTAATATTCTCTCACAGCACAGAAGTAAGTCTGGTCCAGATGTGTACCAACAGCTGGACGTTTTTTCCCACTAGCCCCATGGTAACTTATCTAAACTAGGCTAAACTGGAAACAAATGTGTTGTAAAAGGGAGGATAATTCTGTCCGTGTAATTCCTCTGCCTTTTTAACATGGTGGACCAGTCACATAGGGAATAAAGCGAATCAGATCTGCCTTATATCTAGTTTCAGTGATTTCTTTAAGGATGGGGAGTTGGAGGTTACGAAATTGTAGTCATAAATTTCAATCTTTACTACATTTCCTTTGATTTGGCagagatatatttatttaattggaaTTTTGAGCTAAAACCAAATGATCATTAATCACATCCACTCAAAGGATTGCAGAACTAGattctattttaatatttcttaaatGCTTATTCCAGACATGATAGCCATAAAAGTATATAAACTTAATTCTTCTCTTTAACTCCAATTGTCCTGACAAGTTTTAGTTATTGAACCCAAGTTTAGAagtttccaaaaataaaaacttaaagtAATCCCGTGTTTCATCTCCGTGAATACTTGTGAGTTGAAGCAAGGTTTATCTTCATCTTCAGCTGACTCACTTTTTTAAGCCAGCACGTGAACCTTCACTTCTAGGTTAAACCATCTggaaatgttttacagtgtattCATATTCGCTATCCTATTTTAAAGCAAGTTAATTACC is a genomic window of Tachysurus fulvidraco isolate hzauxx_2018 chromosome 15, HZAU_PFXX_2.0, whole genome shotgun sequence containing:
- the ptger1b gene encoding prostaglandin E receptor 1b (subtype EP1), producing MLSLHHFNFSGPSTITPFSNQTQNVVDVAAVGQTGNRTNRSANSPAVPGLSMTLGVLSNIIALFILAKAYARLRRHSKATFLLFASSLVATDLAGHIIPGAVVLHLYSNSVWTSSPTHSDATCQFLGGSMVFFGLCPLFLGSAMAAERCLGVTQPLLHSRLVSGTRTKIALVLIWLAALSVALLPAVRLGEYTYQHPGTWCFIRVLGKTKDTDLAFLLLFSALGLGSLAMSFVCNTISGITLVRARLRRRKCHRRTANSHDIEMVAQLLGIMITSCICWFPLLIFGLMSVTNGQSDDNEEKMYYNNLMVTGVRLASCNQILDPWVYILLRRAVLRKIYQLTTGQNDMRGSTFRRWEISSLQSQSSEKKNTIKQI